Below is a window of Streptomyces genisteinicus DNA.
CCGCTGTACTCGACCCCGTCGAAGTGCACCGGCCTGCGGTGGCTCTCGTACGTGAAGTTCCCCGACGCGAGATAGCGCTGCTCGTAGTGGAGATGAGCCCATCCGCCCCCGGCACCGGACGCGCCGATGCTGCCGATCCGGGTGCTGCCCGTGACCTTCTGGCCTGCCTTCACATAGGCGTCCGCCCTCTCCCGGAGGTGGTAATAGGCCGTGAACCACCCGTTGCCGTGGTTGATCTGGATGGTGTTGCCGGAGCCGTCGTCCCAGTACACGGCAGCGACCGTGCCTGCGGCGGACGCCCGGACGGGCAGGCCTTCCGACCCCGGGTTCCCCTCGGCGACGATGTCCAGAGCCGGATCGTGACCCCAGGTGTTGAGCTGCCACGCGGTACCGCACGCGAACGGCAGCTGGAAGACCGGCTTGCCTACAGGCGCCGGCGCCGCAGCAGCCGGAACCGCCTGGAAAAGGCCCGCGACGAGAGCCGTCGCGGCGACGAACGCCCCCAACACCCTCCGTACCGTTGCACGGTTCACCAAAGTTCCCCTCCGCTGGTGTGTTCCTCCACCATGACGCCCAGCGACAGCGGACCCGTACTCGTACATCCGAGGATTGCACCCGGCCGGTGGCGAGGCACGCCGCTCCCGGCGCACCCCGGCGCAGCGACCGGGAGCCGGGCCCGGTCGGCCTCGGAACGCAGTCGTCGTCACGCGCGCCGGACGCTGCCCGTACGTACGGCATGGGTCCTGCGCGGACGGGATCCGCCCTTCAGCTTCTCCTCAGACCGCCGGCGCGTTGCGTATCGCGTCGCGTGCCCCGGCGAGGGCCTGCCGCCTCAACTCGCCGAACAGCTGCATGGTCGCGGCGGCCAGGACATCGTCCCCGCCGACGGTCCGCCGGGCCCCACGCCGCGTGGACGCGGCCAGGAGCGGGTCCTTGAGGAGGGGAGCCGGGTCCGCCTCGCCCGGCACCGCCAGGGTGACCGTCCCGTAGCGCTTGACTCCCCCCTCGCGGACGACCATGGCCGCGTCCCGGGCCAGGCGGGTGAGGAACACGCTCGCGATGCCGTCCACGTCGCGGACCATCGCCGGCGCCGCCGTCACCCCGCGGCTCCTCAGCAGCTTCCTGACCGAGCCGTGGAACCTGTGGGCCCCGGCCACCCCACTGGGGATACGCGCCCCGCGGCGCTCACGCAGGGACACGACCGCACCCTCGGAGTCACGCAACTCACCCATCATGCCGTGAAACGTCGGGCTGTGGAGGTACCACTCGGTTCCCACCTCCACCTCGACGTTCCGGTCGATCGCGGAGATCAGGTCCCGGGGCAGCAGCTTCCTCCGGCCCTCCTCGCCCGCCGCACGCTGCGCACCGTCGACGATCTGCGTCACCACGGTCCACGTCACCGACGATGCGGCCGACACCGCCGATTGGGAGACGTGCAGCGAGGTGACATCCCGGAACACCGCTCTGACGAGAGGCGGTCTGAACGGCGAGACGGCCGGCGTGGTCCGGGAACCGCTGGGCTCAGTGTGTGCGGAGTAGTTGGTCATCGCAGAATGCGCTTCCTGGTGGTCGTTGTTGTCGGCTGCCGTCCTGCCCAGCGGCAGTGGCGGCGAAGGAGGGCGTGGCGCACACCGGAACGCGGCGAGTACGCCGACGGCAGTACCCGGCACGGCACGCTCCCCACGCAGGGGACGTACGCCTTCCCAGGCGCTGGGCCGAGTCGATCACTCCGGACGGCGCCACACCCCGAATGCTGCCACCGGGGTCCGACAGCGACGGAGCCCCGCCCGGCCCCCGGAGGACGGAGAGCTCAGGCAACCGACGCCCGGAACGGGTCAGTGGGAATGATCTCCACCTCATCGAAGAGCCGCTCCAACGCCTCGTGCCCGTGACGCCTGCGGAACTCGACCTCGGCTGTCGTCACGGGCAGGGCCCACAGAACGCGGGCGTGGCCCCCGGGCACGGGACAGTGCTCAAGGTCCGGTCCATGGAGATAGGGCAGGCTGATCAGCAGATGATCGCAGGCCGACCCCGGCACCCACGGTTCACCGATGGGCATGCTGTGCTCCACGTCGAGCCGATGCCCTCCGCAGTGGTAGAAGGCGACCATCGCCATGAGCTCGACGAACCGCTGGTCGCGGACCGGGGCGGTCATCACGAACTCAAGGGCGCAGCCGTCCTCCTCCACCGCGGCCCAGCACCCTGCGGTCACATAGGCCCAGCTGCCGCCACGGGGACCGGGTCCCACCACGAGAACCCGCAGACCGGGCACCACTTCCTCGCGCTCCGGCCCCAGGTCGCAGCGGACGACCTCCACGGCGTGCCCGTCGAAGAACGCCCGGACATGCGCCTCAACCGCCTCCGCGGCCACCACCCTCGCATCACTCACCGCGCGATCATCCCACCGAGCCCGACCACCCCGGCCGCCCACCGCAGCGACGAGCACGCGACACCGGCCTCGGGACCGGACACACCTCCGCTCCCGCTGACATCCGGCTCCGACGCACGGGCCTGCCGGTGCCGCCATGAACCCCGCGTCCGGCGAGTTCACGTTCAAGTGCGGCGTCATGGCCGTGGTCCGCCGCGGAGGCACGGTCCGCCCCGAAGATGCCATCCAGGTCGAAACCCCACCACCCCCTCACCGTCCGCTGGAGCGGGTCCGGGTTCTCGTTCCTGGGCCATCGGCTTGCCCGGATGAGGACGACGGCGAGGCGCAGTGCGCCCGGGTGACGATGGCGAGTTCGCCCCTTCGCACGGTTGGGCCGCGCTCCTGCTCGAGCCGGTCGGTGCATCGCTCGACCAGGGTCTGTCGCCCCACGTCGACGATCTCGCGCCGGGAGGAGGGGCCTGCGGGGCGGTCCGCGCGCTTTCGTGCGCGCGGACCGGGTGTGCGCAGGGGGCAGCAGGTCAGCAGGTGAGATTGCCGCCGGTGGGAACGCCGAGGATCTGGGTGAACTGCTGGTACTTGGAGACGCGGCTCTGGACCTGGGCCGGGTTGCGGCCGTTGCACTCCAGGGAGCCGTTGATCGCCCAGATGGTCTGGCCGAAGCCGGCGCCGTTGGCCATGGCGTTGTGGGCGGTCATGGTGCCGGGGCCGTTCTGGGTGTTCCAGTACCAGAGACCGGTCATCATGGCGACGGCCGGGTCCTGCTCGACGCGCCAGGGGTTGTTGAGGAGGTCGATGCCGAGGGCGTCGCCGGCGGCCTTGTAGTTGAAGTTCCAGGAGAGCTGGATCGGGCCGCGGCCGTAGTAGGCGGCCTGGCCGGCCGGGCAGCCGTAGGGCCGGCCTGTGTCGCAGTAGTGCGGGTAGTTGGCGGTGTTCTGCTCCACGATGTGGACCAGCCCGCCCGTCTCGTGGGAAATGTTGGCGAGGAAGGCTGCAGCTTCCTGCTTCTTCACGGTGTCACTGCCTGTGCCCGCAAAGGCGGGATACTTCTTGGTGGCGGCGACCAGACCGGCGTAGGTGTAGAAGGAGTTCCGGTTCGGGAACATCTGGTTGAACTGCGCCTCGGAGACCACGAAGCCGGAGGGGTCGGGGTTGCCGCCACCGCCACCGGTGCAGGTGTAGGGCGCCCAATACCAGGTGCTGATCACCGGGTCGTAGCCCGGGTTGTCGTGGGAGGCCTTGTAGTAGTTGCCGTTGGTGTACTTCACGATGTCACCGGCGGTGTAGGCGCGGCCGGCGACCCAGGCGGGATGATCGCAGTCGGTGGTTCCGCCGTCCCCGCCGCCGGAGCCGCCGGTGCACGAGCCCTGGTCCGCCCACACACCGGACCCGGTGGTCGACGGGGTCTCGCCCTGCGTCCACCACTTGGCCTGCCAGTTCCGCCCGCCGTGCGAAGCCGTCATCCCTCCCGTGTAGACGGCCGTCGAACTCCAGCTCGCCACGCAGGTGGCGGCCGACGCGGTGCCCGTCAGGGGACCCATGACGGCGAGCCCCACAGCGACAGCCAGCGCCGTGAGGAACGCCGATATCCGTCGTCTGGACAAGTGATCACTCCTTCGAAAGAGGGTGGTCGATTCGCCCAGACTCAATTCCAATGGTCTGGACCTGTCAAGGTCTAGACCAAAGCCTGTTACATTTCCCTCCGTCGGGCAGCCGTTGACCAACTCCGGCCCGGACGAGCCGTCCACACGGACCGTCACCTCAGGCCGCGTTCAAGATCTCCATGGAGCGCAAGTGGGGGAGGTGCTCCAGCCTCTGCTGGCAGCGCACGAGTCCCTTTCGCCGGCGCGACTTCAAGGAGCTTGAGCAGGGCAGTCCCGATGGCCCGTCGCTGCGTTCCGCAGTCGGGGCCGAGGCGCCCTCCACGCCTGTGGGCTGCTCGCATACGTGCTGAGCGGTGCTTGCTGCCCGCGCTGGGCTCTCGCCTCAACCGCGTTCCGCGTGCCGGCCGACCGGGAAGCACGCTGGGGCCCGGAGCGTTCGCGCTGTTCCGCGCGCAGGTCCGCCGAGAAGTCAGGGGCTGGGCCGTGTGCGGTGAGGCAGGGTTCAGTCCGGTGCGCCGCTTGCGTGCACGGTGGCGGGGGTGTCGCGGATGCCTGTGCGCAGGTGTTCGACGTGGTAGAGGGCCTGGTCGAGGAGCTCGGCGACGTGGTTGTCGTAGAGCGCGTAGATGATCGAGCGGCCGTGGCGTTCTCCGGTCACGAGGCCGAGATTGCGGAGCAGCCGCAGTTGGTGGGAGCAGGCGGAGGCTTCCATGCCGACCGCCTCGGCGAGGTCGCCCACTGAGCACGGCCCTTCCTGGAGCCGGGCCAGAATGTGCAGGCGCGAGGGCGTGGCGAGGGCTTGCAGAGTGGCGGCGACATCGGCGGTTCCGACCGCGTCGAGGCGCTCGCGCGTTGTCGCGTTGCCGGCACTGCCCGTTCCGTGACCCATGGCGCCATTGTATCGATGACACTTGAAGACCTATTCATATGTTCCTATATCGTGGAGGTGTCGCCCCAGTCCGTCTGTGAAGGGTTGCTCTGCCATGTCTTCAGTTCTCGACCGGCGGTCATCGGCGTCGACCGCCGGCCCGCGCCCGGCACCGCTGCGGCGGCGAACGAGGGTCCTGGCGCTGCCGGAGGCCCGGTGGGCGCTGGCCGCACTGGTCCTGTTCCTCCTCGCGCTGCCCTTCTATCTGCTGGGCGGCCCGTCATGGCTGTGGGCCGTACTGTTCGCCGCCACTTATGTCACAGGCGGCTGGGAGCCGGGATGGGAGGGGCTGAAGGCCCTGAAGGACAGGACCCTGGACGTGGATCTGCTGATGGTGGTGGCCGCGCTCGGCGCAGCCGGTATCGGCCAGGTCCTCGACGGGGCACTGCTGATCGTCATCTTTGCCACGTCCGGCGCGCTGGAGGCGGTCGCGACCGCGAGGACCGCGGACTCCGTGCGCGGTCTGCTCGATCTTGCACCGACCACTGCCACCCGGCTTCTGCCTGGTGGCGGCGAGGAGAGCGTGCCCGCTGAATTCCTCCTCGTCGGGGACACCATTGTGGTGCGGCCCGGCGAACGGATCGGTGCCGACGGCCATGTGGCTGACGGGGCCTCCGACGTCGACCAGGCCACGATCACCGGCGAGCCCCTCCCGGTCGTCAAGCAGCGGGGCGACGAGGTGTTCGCCGGCACCGTCAACGGCACCGGCTCCCTGCGTGTGCGTGTCGGGCGCAACCCCTCGGAGTCGGTGATCGCCCGGATCGTGAGGATGGTCGAGGAAGCCTCCGAGACCCAGGCGCCCACTCAGCTCTTCATCGAGAAGATCGAGCAGCGCTATTCGGTCGGCATGGTCATCGCCACCCTGGGCGTCTTCGCGTTCCCGCTCGCCTTCGGCGACGAGATGCAGTCGGCCCTGCTCCGCGCGATGACGTTCATGATCGTTGCCTCGCCGTGCGCGGTCGTCCTGTCCACAATGCCGCCGCTGCTGTCCGCTGTCGCCAACGCCGGCCGCCACGGCGTCCTGACGAAGTCCGCGGTCGTGATGGAACGCCTGGGGCAGGTCGACACCATCGCCCTGGACAAGACTGGCACCCTCACCGAAGGCACCCCTCGCGTCACCGACATCCACCCCGCCACCACCTCCGGGCTGAACGAGCGCGCCCTGCTGGCGCTGGCCGCTGCGGCGGAGCACCCCAGCGAGCACCCACTGGCCCGCGCCATCGTCCAAGCCGCCCTCGAACACGGCCTCACCCTCGCCGAAGCCACCGCCTTCACCTCCGCGCCCGGCGCCGGTGTGACTGCCACCGTCAGCGGCCACACCATCGAGGTCGGATCGCCGGCTCACCTGCGTGCCGACGCCGACGCGGAGACCGGCAGCCGGGTGCAGGCGCTCGAACGCCAGGGCCGCACTGCCGTCATCGTTCTGCGTGACGGGTCACCCGCCGGGGTGCTGGGCATCTCCGACCGCCTCCGCCCGGACGCGAAAGCCACGGTTGCCGCTCTGACGGCCCTGACCGGCCACCCTCCGGTCCTGCTGACCGGCGACAACGAGCGCGCCGCCCGCCGTCTGGCCGCGGACGTCGGCATCACTGACGTCCGCTCAGCTCTCCTGCCGCAGGACAAGGTCATCGCCGTCAAGGAATGGGAAGCCGAAGGCCGCCGGGTGATGGTCGTCGGCGACGGCGTCAACGACGCCCCCGCCCTGGCCGCCGCGCACACGGGCATCGCCATGGGCAACGCAGGCTCCGACCTCGCTCTGGAAACCGCCGACGCCGTCGTCGTCCGCGACGAACTCGCTGCCATCCCTGCCGTCATCGGCCTGTCCCGCAGGGCCCGCCGCCTTGTGATCCAGAACCTGGCCATCGCAGGAACCTTCATCACCGCCCTCGTGGCCTGGGATCTGATCGGGACACTTCCCCTGCCGCTCGGCGTGGCCGGCCACGAAGGCTCCACCGTCATCGTCGCCCTCAACGGCCTGCGCCTGCTGCGCGAACGAGCCTGGACGAACCCTCCCGCTCAGGAGATCACGTGAGCAGGCGCACCCGGTCCGATCGAACGAAGGCACCCGCTGCGGCGGTCGGTGCCGGCCGGTGCACCGTCACCGTCTGCCGAGGATGCTGCTGCGGCACCGAGGCACGCGGCCATCCGGCGCACGGGCTGCCCTGGCGCCTGCGAGCGCGCCAACGTCATCGTCATCCAGCCCTCCGCCGAAGGACGCAGAGCCGCTGTCCCGGCTGCCCGCGGTGGCCGGCAGCGCGAGGAGAGCGACGTCCCGGGCATGGACGGCGAATGGGTCGCGGTCGACCTGCCATGTCCGTTGCCGCTGGTTGAGGCGGGTGACGAAGTCCTGGCCGGCCAAGCCATCACGCACCGCTGCCCGGACGGCGTGCTCTGTTGCGGCAGTGGGATCAGTCGTCATCCGCGCCCGGACCACGTCGTGGTGTCCGAGTCACCGTTCATACGCGCGGTGGTCGAGCGGGGCGGCGGAGGGCACCTGGTCTGCCGCCTGCTGGCTGCCGCTGTCGACCGGACACCGGGGGCGGAGAGAGGTGGACGACGTCCCTGCGCCCACTGGCCATCCTGGCCGCCCTGGTCGGGCCGCCCGGCCTCGCCCTGGTCCCCGCGGCGGCCTTCCTCACGGACACCGCGCACACCGCTGACCCGTCCCAGCCGGACCGTCCCGCGCGCAGCTGAAGCCGCCTCGGCCCGCCGGCCGCTCAGTCGTGCGAAGCGGCGCCCGTCACGCGGTGGTCGGCGTGACTGAGCGCCTCCATCACCAGGCGCCGGAGGTGACCGTCGACCAGGCGGTAGCGCACGTGGCGCCCCTCCCGCCGCGCCACCAGCAACCCCGCGATGCGCAGCTTCGCCAGGTGCTGGCTCACCGCAGTGCGCGAGGCGGAGCACCGCTCGGTCAGCGTTCCCACGTCCGCCTCGTCCTGGGCCAGCAGCCACAGCAGATGCAGTCGCGTCGGATCGGCGAGCATCGCGAACACCGAGGCAGCCTCGCTCAGCCGTTGCTCGTCGATTTCCCGCTGATGCGGAGAGTTCGCATCTGACACGGCATCGCTGGTGGACATGCGGCCAGAGTAGACGGCCCCCGCAACAGCCACCTCCACGCAACGATTCATTCCTGTGCGCACATGTGCACATGTTGAGTACGGTGACAGGACCATCACACCGACGAAGGGCGGCCATGCTCACGGTCCTGCGCAACCGCGCCTTCCGGAACCTGTTCACCGCCCAGGTCACTGCCCTCCTCGGCACCGGCCTCGCCACCGTCGCCCTCGGCCTCCTCGCCTACGACATCGCAGGCCCCGACGCCGGATCCGTCCTCGGTACCGCCCTCGCGATCAAGATGGTCGCCTACGTCGCCCTCGCCCCCATCCTGACCGCCCTCGCCGGCCGCCTTCCCCGCCGCGCCCTCCTCATCAGCGCCGACACCCTGCGAGCCGCCGTCGCCCTCGCCCTCCCCTTCGCGGGCGAGATCTGGCACGTCTACACCCTGATCTTCGTCCTCCAGGCCGCGTCGGCCGCCTTCACACCCACCTTCCAGGCCGCCCTCCCCGACGTCCTTCCCGACGAACGGGACTACACGCAGGCACTCTCCCTCTCCCGCCTCGCCTACGACACCGAAAGCCTCGCCAGCCCCGCCCTGGCCGCAGCCCTCCTCACCTTCACGACATACAACTGGCTCTTCCTCGGCACCGCAGCGGGCTTCCTCGCCTCCGCCGCCCTCGTCCTCAGCGCCGCACTGCCCAAGCACACCCCCACCACCGTCACCCCCCGCCGGCGCCTCGCGAACCTGAGAGCCGACATACGCCACTTCTTCACCACCCCACAACTGCGCGCCCTGTTCTGGATGGACATGGCAGTCGCCACCGCAGGCGCCCTCGTCCTGGTCAACACCGTCGTATACGTCCGCGAACACCTCGACCTCACCACCGCAGACGTCGCCCTCGCCCTCGGCGCCTACGGCACCGGGTCCATGACCGCCGCCCTCCTCATCCCCCGGGCGCTCGGCAGACTCAGCGACCGCCGACTCATGCTCACCGGCGCCCTCAGCCTGCCCGCCGTCCACACCGCCACAGCCGCCATCACCACCGCACCCACCGGAACCTGGCGCTGGCCGGCACTCCTCACCGCCTGGTGCGCCTTCGGCGCCGCCTGCTCCACGGTCCTCACCCCCGCAGGCCGCCTCCTGCGCCGCGCCGCCGGCACCCCCGAACAGCGCACCGGCATCTTCGCCACCCAGTTCTCCCTCTCACACGCCTGCTGGCTGCTCACCTACCCCCTCGCCGGATGGCTCGGCGCCGCAGCCGGCCTCCAGGCAGCCGTCACCGCGCTCGGCCTCCTCTCCCTGGCCACCGCCCTGCTCGCCGTCCACGCCTGGCCGAAGCGAGCAACAGAACAGCACCACCACGCCGAAGAACACATCCACACCAACCTCCCACCCGCCCACCCCCACCTGACCGACGCCATCGCCGTCCCCACCGGCTTCCGCCACCGCCACACCCTCCACCCCGACAGCCTCCACACCGCATAGACAGTCCGCTGACGCCCCGCCGACGCGGGAGTTTGTCCTGCGCCCGCCGGCCCGTGGCGCGTCGGCCTGGGTCCGTCGTGCCTCAAAGGGAGCATCAGCGAGCCAGCGCACGATGGCGGCGTACTGGTTCGGCGGGCAGCCTCCGATGGTCACGACTCTGGTGTCGGTCTGGCGGTTGAGGGTGCGCTCCCGGGGCCGGCACTGGCTGGCGGTAGAGGCGGCCGCCCGAGCGGCCCGGTGCGGGCTGCGAGGGGGTGGCAGCGCCCCGGCACGGGGGACGGTGGCGGGCGTTGCCGTGGATTTCCGCGGCTCGGTTGGGGAGTCGGGGATATTACGGCTGTTGCACTTCGGTGAGTGCCAGAAGTTCCGCTCGGGCTCGGGCGAGTTGCTCGGGGGTTAGGTACGGGGAGTGCATCGCGGCGATCAGCCCTTCCGCGGCGTAACGGATGATCAGGGCTCGTTCCGGGGGCAGGCCGTCCGCGTCGAAGGCTTCGAGCACGCCAGCTCCTGCGGCAGCGGATCGAACGCCCCCGGCCCACCCGCTTCCACCGGCCGACCTGTTTCTGCGCGGTTCGGCCGCGGCGGGCGTGCCGTCCAGATCTGTGGTGTCGCCGTCATGTACAGGCGCCGCATCGCCGGCAGCTGCTCCTGGTCGTGGACGGCGGCCCATGCCTTGCCCAGCGAACCCGACGTCCGGTGGGCTTCATCCACTGCCACGAGGTCGAAGACGTCCATGGGGAGGCCGTAGGCGCCTTCGTGTGCCTCGGTCAGGACTGGGAGGGACGAGTACGTGGCGAACACGGTCACCGGTCCTCTGCCTCAGTGCAGCGCCAGCTTGGGCGAACTCGTCGTCGACGGGACACCGAGCGAGTAC
It encodes the following:
- a CDS encoding peptidoglycan DD-metalloendopeptidase family protein, which produces MNRATVRRVLGAFVAATALVAGLFQAVPAAAAPAPVGKPVFQLPFACGTAWQLNTWGHDPALDIVAEGNPGSEGLPVRASAAGTVAAVYWDDGSGNTIQINHGNGWFTAYYHLRERADAYVKAGQKVTGSTRIGSIGASGAGGGWAHLHYEQRYLASGNFTYESHRRPVHFDGVEYSGRNAQWPSVTSRNSCGGQPPQPWSCPSGYVCFYSGSDGTGSVCRTDRNDPASECGLRKSYFNNGTEQPGYDHVTVAFEEGGSQCLHFGAVEGRGNFPAGGRTVTSVTWRGECP
- a CDS encoding ArsR/SmtB family transcription factor, yielding MGHGTGSAGNATTRERLDAVGTADVAATLQALATPSRLHILARLQEGPCSVGDLAEAVGMEASACSHQLRLLRNLGLVTGERHGRSIIYALYDNHVAELLDQALYHVEHLRTGIRDTPATVHASGAPD
- a CDS encoding heavy metal translocating P-type ATPase gives rise to the protein MSSVLDRRSSASTAGPRPAPLRRRTRVLALPEARWALAALVLFLLALPFYLLGGPSWLWAVLFAATYVTGGWEPGWEGLKALKDRTLDVDLLMVVAALGAAGIGQVLDGALLIVIFATSGALEAVATARTADSVRGLLDLAPTTATRLLPGGGEESVPAEFLLVGDTIVVRPGERIGADGHVADGASDVDQATITGEPLPVVKQRGDEVFAGTVNGTGSLRVRVGRNPSESVIARIVRMVEEASETQAPTQLFIEKIEQRYSVGMVIATLGVFAFPLAFGDEMQSALLRAMTFMIVASPCAVVLSTMPPLLSAVANAGRHGVLTKSAVVMERLGQVDTIALDKTGTLTEGTPRVTDIHPATTSGLNERALLALAAAAEHPSEHPLARAIVQAALEHGLTLAEATAFTSAPGAGVTATVSGHTIEVGSPAHLRADADAETGSRVQALERQGRTAVIVLRDGSPAGVLGISDRLRPDAKATVAALTALTGHPPVLLTGDNERAARRLAADVGITDVRSALLPQDKVIAVKEWEAEGRRVMVVGDGVNDAPALAAAHTGIAMGNAGSDLALETADAVVVRDELAAIPAVIGLSRRARRLVIQNLAIAGTFITALVAWDLIGTLPLPLGVAGHEGSTVIVALNGLRLLRERAWTNPPAQEIT
- a CDS encoding ArsR/SmtB family transcription factor, with translation MSTSDAVSDANSPHQREIDEQRLSEAASVFAMLADPTRLHLLWLLAQDEADVGTLTERCSASRTAVSQHLAKLRIAGLLVARREGRHVRYRLVDGHLRRLVMEALSHADHRVTGAASHD
- a CDS encoding MFS transporter — its product is MLTVLRNRAFRNLFTAQVTALLGTGLATVALGLLAYDIAGPDAGSVLGTALAIKMVAYVALAPILTALAGRLPRRALLISADTLRAAVALALPFAGEIWHVYTLIFVLQAASAAFTPTFQAALPDVLPDERDYTQALSLSRLAYDTESLASPALAAALLTFTTYNWLFLGTAAGFLASAALVLSAALPKHTPTTVTPRRRLANLRADIRHFFTTPQLRALFWMDMAVATAGALVLVNTVVYVREHLDLTTADVALALGAYGTGSMTAALLIPRALGRLSDRRLMLTGALSLPAVHTATAAITTAPTGTWRWPALLTAWCAFGAACSTVLTPAGRLLRRAAGTPEQRTGIFATQFSLSHACWLLTYPLAGWLGAAAGLQAAVTALGLLSLATALLAVHAWPKRATEQHHHAEEHIHTNLPPAHPHLTDAIAVPTGFRHRHTLHPDSLHTA
- a CDS encoding glycoside hydrolase family 19 protein — translated: MGPLTGTASAATCVASWSSTAVYTGGMTASHGGRNWQAKWWTQGETPSTTGSGVWADQGSCTGGSGGGDGGTTDCDHPAWVAGRAYTAGDIVKYTNGNYYKASHDNPGYDPVISTWYWAPYTCTGGGGGNPDPSGFVVSEAQFNQMFPNRNSFYTYAGLVAATKKYPAFAGTGSDTVKKQEAAAFLANISHETGGLVHIVEQNTANYPHYCDTGRPYGCPAGQAAYYGRGPIQLSWNFNYKAAGDALGIDLLNNPWRVEQDPAVAMMTGLWYWNTQNGPGTMTAHNAMANGAGFGQTIWAINGSLECNGRNPAQVQSRVSKYQQFTQILGVPTGGNLTC
- a CDS encoding suppressor of fused domain protein encodes the protein MSDARVVAAEAVEAHVRAFFDGHAVEVVRCDLGPEREEVVPGLRVLVVGPGPRGGSWAYVTAGCWAAVEEDGCALEFVMTAPVRDQRFVELMAMVAFYHCGGHRLDVEHSMPIGEPWVPGSACDHLLISLPYLHGPDLEHCPVPGGHARVLWALPVTTAEVEFRRRHGHEALERLFDEVEIIPTDPFRASVA